Proteins co-encoded in one Terriglobales bacterium genomic window:
- a CDS encoding DNA starvation/stationary phase protection protein, with protein MSRSTAAQLEERHLAVLETPTDLNHRGVTEIAAALRQLLADVFALYMKTKNFHWHMSGPHFRDYHLLLDEHSEQIFAMSDDIAERARKIGATTLHSVSDISRNQRLKDNNEEFVTPKDMMSELAADNQQLTRFLRSAHEICEEQNDVATASLIEVWIDQTERRTWFLFETVRSV; from the coding sequence ATGAGCAGGAGCACTGCGGCTCAACTGGAGGAACGACATCTAGCCGTTCTCGAAACCCCAACTGATCTCAACCACCGCGGCGTCACCGAGATCGCAGCCGCGCTACGGCAGTTATTGGCGGACGTGTTTGCCCTATACATGAAGACCAAGAACTTTCACTGGCACATGAGCGGACCGCACTTCCGCGATTATCACCTGCTGCTGGACGAACACTCCGAGCAGATCTTTGCCATGAGCGATGACATTGCGGAAAGAGCCCGCAAGATCGGGGCCACCACCCTGCATTCCGTCAGTGACATCTCGCGGAATCAGCGGCTCAAAGATAACAACGAAGAATTTGTGACACCCAAAGACATGATGTCTGAGCTTGCCGCCGACAATCAACAGCTCACGCGCTTTTTGCGCTCTGCGCATGAAATTTGCGAAGAGCAGAACGACGTTGCCACGGCTAGCTTGATCGAGGTCTGGATCGATCAAACCGAACGCCGGACCTGGTTCTTGTTCGAAACTGTGCGCAGTGTCTAG